DNA from Acidobacteriota bacterium:
CAGGCGTCCAGGCCGGCGTGGCAGAAGCGCGCCCCGATGCAGAGCTTCGGCGACCAGGTCAGGTCCACCCGGGGGCCGGCCGTCCGCTCCGCGCCGTCAAGATATGGCTCCGGCCCGGCCGTCTCGGTCCCGTCGAAAACGGCCGTGACGTGGCTGCCGTCGCAGAAGGGCTTGTTCTTCGACGCGCCGCACCGGCACAGGGCGTACGTCTCCCGCTCCGGGTAGACGGGACCCTGCTCCCATTTCGCCGGCTCGCCGTCGCTGCCGAAGGCGATCCGCTGCTCGTCCAGCGGGACCTTCCCGGAAACCAGATACGGCCCGTTCTTCGTGACCTTGATGCGGGGTTCGGCCTTGGGATCGGCGGACATGGCGGCCTCCTTTTGCCGGGGATGGGACTCCGTCCTCGAGGATACGACCGCTTCGCCCGGCTGTCAATCCGCCCGGCCGGCACGATCCGGCCGACTCAAAGAATCGCGCCGATCCGACATATTCTGGCCTCCGTTGACGACTAATATCAATAAAATGCTACAGCCGCGCGGATCCGGCTGACGAAAATTCAAGGAGGTGCCCGTCATGAAGAACCTTCTGCTCGTATCGGCCCTGGCGATGCTCGCGGCCTGCATGGGTGTGCCCAAGGGCGGAGCGACATCCGCTCCTCGAACGACCCCGCCGGCCCAGGCGGCGTCGGCTCCGACGCCGGCCGGCGATTCTTTCGCCGGAACGATCATCGGCCATCGCATGGGAGGGAGCATGGCCAGACCCTACATCAAAGCCGAGATCAGGGGCGAGGACGGCCAGGTGGTCTGGTTCAACCTCCGAAAGACGACGACCGTCACGGACCCGGCCGGCAATACCATCGGCTTCATGAAAAGATACAAGAACGGCCTCAGGGTCGAGATCAAGTTCGTGGTCAAGGACGGCCAGAACGAGGCCGCCGCCTGGCATTACCTGGACTGATCGAGGGATCGGGACGGAGGAACGGCTCCCACGCCGGGGACAGTCACGCCCTGCGGCCTCAGGCCGGGCCCCACTTCAGCAGCACCGGCGGGATGAGGGCCAGGGCGGCGAAGATGGCCCAGAGGATGAGGAGCGGCAGCAGCCACTTGGCCCATTTCTCCCAGCGCAGGCCGGCCAGCCCG
Protein-coding regions in this window:
- a CDS encoding CDGSH iron-sulfur domain-containing protein, coding for MSADPKAEPRIKVTKNGPYLVSGKVPLDEQRIAFGSDGEPAKWEQGPVYPERETYALCRCGASKNKPFCDGSHVTAVFDGTETAGPEPYLDGAERTAGPRVDLTWSPKLCIGARFCHAGLDAWNYAGASDDPGCRARAVEEACNCPSGSLAAWDKTTGRAIEPACRPGISLIEDPRTGLAGPIWVRGGIAIESAGGREYERRNRVTLCRCGRSANKPFCDGAHSAIGFRSRP